A window of Nicotiana tabacum cultivar K326 chromosome 24, ASM71507v2, whole genome shotgun sequence contains these coding sequences:
- the LOC107829408 gene encoding putative mediator of RNA polymerase II transcription subunit 26b has protein sequence MAKSFGTLDKWRDYFRTANSDIFDIIEHAVMVAATDCPKEFKLRRDKIAEMLFTCKVTRCFGCDKVELAVPLANDDEGKNKNKSDFGGGFEAAGGSKESKANSSIDHHIELNVNQVSNYSYGEAEALTEVIEEETQTLGEVLRIKDIIDNNQHESAEVYECLRRLQLMALSVETLKATEIGKSVNALRKHSSKDIRHLSRTLIEDWKVLVDEWVNATAAFTGTESTPESMKVSVVDQEEEGLPSPPLDDLAFFAAQTTSMELSQFFDGMDDDGNPRNSGEFNENRGNGRKLSLDNQNNPVRKKQSADFFDAAPKESKGEQQKKQEAVIKKQTPVMRPNKPSGGDSGPGRPIKPVSEQKLKMSEMNFQQKSDKGTVQKRPVPSQLNKLRHSDEDAVQVKLEATKRKLQERYQEAENAKRQRTIQVMELHDIPKQGISNQGLGLKNPHMRPGNNNRHWANGRR, from the exons ATGGCCAAGAGTTTTGGGACTCTTGATAAATGGAGGGATTATTTTAGGACAGCAAATTCAGATATATTTGATATAATTGAGCATGCAGTTATGGTGGCAGCTACAGATTGTCCAAAAGAGTTCAAATTGAGAAGAGATAAAATTGCTGAAATGCTTTTTACATGTAAAGTCACAAGGTGTTTTGGTTGTGATAAGGTTGAATTAGCAGTGCCACTTGCTAACGATGATGAGGGAAAGAATAAGAATAAGAGTGATTTTGGTGGAGGATTTGAGGCTGCTGGTGGTAGTAAAGAGAGCAAAGCTAATAGTAGTATAGATCATCATATTGAATTGAATGTGAATCAAGTTAGCAATTATAGTTATGGAGAAGCTGAGGCATTGACTGAGGTGATTGAAGAAGAGACTCAGACTCTTGGAGAGGTTCTTAGGATCAAAGATATTATTGATAACAATCAACATGAG TCCGCAGAGGTATATGAGTGCTTAAgaaggcttcaactaatggctTTGTCTGTGGAGACTCTGAAG GCTACAGAGATTGGAAAGTCAGTTAATGCTCTCAGAAAGCACAGCTCAAAGGATATTCGGCATCTATCCCGGACATTGATTGA GGATTGGAAAGTTTTGGTAGATGAATGGGTGAATGCTACTGCAGCCTTTACAG GTACCGAAAGCACTCCAGAGTCTATGAAAGTATCTGTAGTTGATCAAGAGGAGGAAGGACTTCCTTCCCCGCCGTTGGATGACTTAGCTTTCTTTGCTGCTCAGACCACTTCAATGGAGTTGTCACAA TTCTTTGACGGCATGGATGATGATGGAA ATCCTCGAAACAGTGGGGAATTCAACGAGAACCGTGGAAATGGCAGAAAGTTGTCACTGGATAACCAGAATAATCCAGTTCGGAAGAAGCAGTCGGCTGATTTCTTCGATGCTGCTCCCAAGGAGAGCAAGGGTGAacaacaaaagaaacaagaagCTGTAATCAAGAAACAAACACCAGTTATGAGACCAAATAAGCCATCCGGAGGTGACTCTGGGCCTGGAAGACCGATAAAACCAGTTTCGGAACAGAAACTCAAGATGAGCGAGATGAACTTCCAGCAGAAATCCGATAAAGGCACAGTTCAAAAGAGGCCTGTGCCTTCTCAACTAAAT AAACTTAGACACTCAGATGAGGATGCAGTTCAAGTCAAACTTGAGGCAACAAAGAGAAAGCTTCAAGAACGGTACCAAGAAGCTGAAAATG CCAAGAGGCAGCGGACAATACAGGTTATGGAGTTGCACGATATCCCCAAGCAGGGTATCTCCAACCAAGGTCTTGGCCTTAAAAATCCTCATATGAGACCGGGCAACAATAATAGGCATTGGGCAAATGGACGTCGCTGA